ACGTGATCGCGATGCCGCCGTGCAACTGGACGGCGGCCCTGGTCACCGACAGGGCGGCATCGCGGGTCAGCGTCGCGGCCACCGCCAGGTCCAGGTCGTCGAGGTTCGCCGCGGCGCCGTAGACCGCCGAGCGCGCGAGCTCGACGGCGGACAGCAGGTCGGCCAGCCGGTGTTTGACGGCCTGGAATGAGCCGATGGTGCGACCGAACTGCACCCGGGTGCGCAGATAGTCCACGGTGTGGTCGAACGCATGCTGGGCCACACCCAGAAGTTCGGCGGAGATCACCAGGCTGGTGAGCAATGCTGCGGTGGCCGCAGCGGTCTCGGCTTCCGCCCCCTGCAGCAGGTTTCGCGGACGGGCGCCCTGTGCGGCGATGCGGGTGAACTCACGCGAGAGGTCCAGGCCGGACAGCGGCGTGCTGGTGACACTCTCGGCGTCCAGCCAGGCGATGCTCGCCGGGCCCGTCACGATGACCTGCGACGCGCCTGCGCCACCCCAGACGGGCTCGGACACAACATCGACGGTGTCCTCGTGCACGATCAGGTCGGTCACCGGGGTCACCGTGGCCCCGACCGTGCGTGTGCCGTCCCGCAGTGGCGCGAGCAGCGTCTCGTCACCCACCGCGCCCGCGATGACCGAGGGCACCAGTGGTCCGTCGAACAGCGCGGCGCCTGCCTCCTCGGCCAGAATTGCGAGTTCGGATGGGGTGCAGTCAGGCTGCCCCACATCGAAGACCAGGGCGTCGGCCCCGATATCAGACATCAGCCGCTGCCACGTGGCGGTGTCGCCGCCGGCGAAGAATGACCGCAGCACGTCGCGCAGCGCCTGCTGCTCTTCTGATTCCCCACTCACGATGACCTCACCGACAGATATGCGTCGCGCAGCTTGCGCTTGTTGAGCTTGCCCATGGCCGACCGCAGATCGGAGCCGACGAACTCGATGAAGGCCGGGCACTTGTAGTGCGCCAGCCGATCTCGGGTCCAGGTCACCAGTTCCGCGGCGTTGACCTGCGCACCCGCAGTCGGGCGGACGAGTGCCACCAACTGTTCACCGAGGTCGGCGTGCGGAATTCCGATCACCGCCACGTCCGCCACGGCCGGATGGGTGCGCAGCACGGCCTCGGATTCGGCCGGGTAGACGTTGACACCGCCGCTGACCACCATGTCGGTGGCGCGGTCGGTGAGGTACAGGTAGCCGTCGGGGTCGAGATAGCCGATCTCACCGATGACGAACACGTCCTCGGCGATGTAGCTGCGCCGGGTCTTCTCCGGGTCGCCGTGGTAGCGCGGGTGCGCACCGGTCAGGGACCGCACGCACACCAGGCCCTCCTGACCGGGCGGCAGCACGGTGCCGTCCTCGGCCCGGATGGTCAGCTCGTAGCCCGGCATGGCCCTGCCCACCGAACCGGGATGGGCCAGCCACTCCGCAGAGTCGATCATGGTGACGGTACCGGCCTCAGTGGAACCGTAGGCCTCCAGCAGCACGGGACCGAACCACTCGATCATGGCCCGCTTGACGTGCACGGGGCACGCCGCACCGGTGTGCACGATCCGGGTGATGCTGCTGACGTCGTAACGGTCGCGAATGTGCTTGGGCAGAGCGAGGAGTCGGGAGAAGTGCGTGGGCACCATCATGGTGGCCTCGATACGTTCCGCTTCGATGGCCGTCAGCACCTGCCCGGCGTTGAAGCGCTGCATGATCACGAGCGGGGTGCCGGCCATCAGGCCCCGCACCCCCGTCATGGGGCCGGTGTGGTGCATGGGCGCGACCACCAGGTGACGCCCGTTGGCCCGCACGGGTGACGCCGCGATGAGGTCGACGTGCTCGATCATGTTGGCGCCGCCGGGGAACATCTGGTCGGGCAGCGTCACACCCTTGGGCCGTCCGGTGGTGCCAGAGGTGTAGTACAGCGGCTTGGCTGGCCGGATGGTGGTGGGCGGTTCGTCGTTCGGGGCGTCGGGCACCCCCGCGGTCAGATCGACGACCTGCACCTCGACCGCCGCGGCGCGGGCCGTCGGCGCCGTGCGCGCACTGCACAGCACGGTGTGCACCGCCGCGTCACGCAGGATGTAGCCCACCTCGTCGGCGGTCAGGTGGAAGTTGACCGGCACGGCCGACAACCCGGCGTAGGTGACGGCCAGGTGCGCCAGCGCGGTGTGCACGCTGTTCTCGCCGAGCACCGCGACCCGCTGATCTGGCTGGATGTCCTGGGCCAGCAGCCAATTCGTGGTTCGGTTGAGCACGTCGTTGAGTTGGGCCCACGTCCACGATGTGGTGCCGTCCGTGATGGCGACCTGATCGGGAACCTGTTGCGCATGCTGCGCGATGCCGTGCACCACGCGACTTATCCGTTCGCCGACACCGTGACGCGAGATCGCTTGATCGTGGAGGTGGTCGCCGCGATGATCGCGTCGACGCTGGGCACGAAGGCGTCTTCGAGGACCTTGGCGAACGGGATCGGGGTGTTGGCGCCCGCGACACGCTGCACCGGAGCACCCAATTCGTCGAACAGGTTCTCGGTGATCAGCGCGGCCAACTCAGCACCGAACCCATTGCGCCGCACGGCCTCGTGGATCACCACGGCGTGCCGGGTGCGGGCCACGGACTCCAGGATCGTGCGCTCGTCGAGCGGGACCAGGGACCGCAGGTCGATGACCTCGGCCTCGATGCCATGCTCTTCGGCCAATCGCTGC
The DNA window shown above is from Mycolicibacterium confluentis and carries:
- a CDS encoding AMP-binding protein, translating into MVHGIAQHAQQVPDQVAITDGTTSWTWAQLNDVLNRTTNWLLAQDIQPDQRVAVLGENSVHTALAHLAVTYAGLSAVPVNFHLTADEVGYILRDAAVHTVLCSARTAPTARAAAVEVQVVDLTAGVPDAPNDEPPTTIRPAKPLYYTSGTTGRPKGVTLPDQMFPGGANMIEHVDLIAASPVRANGRHLVVAPMHHTGPMTGVRGLMAGTPLVIMQRFNAGQVLTAIEAERIEATMMVPTHFSRLLALPKHIRDRYDVSSITRIVHTGAACPVHVKRAMIEWFGPVLLEAYGSTEAGTVTMIDSAEWLAHPGSVGRAMPGYELTIRAEDGTVLPPGQEGLVCVRSLTGAHPRYHGDPEKTRRSYIAEDVFVIGEIGYLDPDGYLYLTDRATDMVVSGGVNVYPAESEAVLRTHPAVADVAVIGIPHADLGEQLVALVRPTAGAQVNAAELVTWTRDRLAHYKCPAFIEFVGSDLRSAMGKLNKRKLRDAYLSVRSS
- a CDS encoding acyl-CoA dehydrogenase family protein; protein product: MSGESEEQQALRDVLRSFFAGGDTATWQRLMSDIGADALVFDVGQPDCTPSELAILAEEAGAALFDGPLVPSVIAGAVGDETLLAPLRDGTRTVGATVTPVTDLIVHEDTVDVVSEPVWGGAGASQVIVTGPASIAWLDAESVTSTPLSGLDLSREFTRIAAQGARPRNLLQGAEAETAAATAALLTSLVISAELLGVAQHAFDHTVDYLRTRVQFGRTIGSFQAVKHRLADLLSAVELARSAVYGAAANLDDLDLAVAATLTRDAALSVTRAAVQLHGGIAITWEHWAHRYLRRAHAVTALTGSAAQHRRLLADLIDRRDGINV